Proteins co-encoded in one Sparus aurata chromosome 18, fSpaAur1.1, whole genome shotgun sequence genomic window:
- the slitrk2 gene encoding SLIT and NTRK-like protein 2 gives MLSGILFLSVLSVTSLTPSETQSRKTSSSKEICKSRCSCEERENILNINCENKGFTTVSQFQAPPNKISQLFLNGNFLSRLSANEFVNYGNVTSLHLGNNGLQEIRTSAFNGLRFLKRLHLNNNNLEVIKEDTFAGLESLEYLQADYNYISAIEPGALSKLNKLKVLILNDNLLLSLPPNIFRFVLLTHLDLRGNRLKMLPFAGVLEHIGGIMEIQLEENPWNCTCDLIPLKSWLDTISVFVGDIVCETPFRLHGKDIMQLIKQDLCPRRNAGERVHPPSDSHFQGALPPTYHPGGITPTRAPKASRPPKMRYRPTPRISKDKHVFGPIMVYQTRSPVPMLCPSVCVCTSQNPDSGLNINCQERKLHNVSELNPKPSYPKKLHLTGNYLQVIYRTDLTEYSSLELLHLGNNRIAVIQEGAFENLTNLRRLYLNGNYIESLSQSLFAGLQSLQYLYLEYNIIKDISPQTFNALHNLQLLFLNNNLLRSLPDNVFGGTMLTRLNLRNNHFSYLPVRGVLDQLSAFIQIDLQENPWDCTCDIVALKNWMELSSTSVVVNEITCDSPSKHAGRLLRSLRNEAICPEPSEVPPQQNPTPTKAPTLKGPGTEPTTPSSSSSSSSSSSFSSVSPTESRMHTPELHPEVPLSVLILGLLVVFILSVCFGAGLFVFVLKRRKGVEHVPTGANNLDLNSFQVQYGSYTPEPTQDKISESHVYNYIPPPVGSMCQNPIYMQKDGEQVAYYRNLKELSFGPLDAKKDDVLTRSPGAYTISTMDFMDKSPASCGLATPEPPEMLYQNLGERPNKELPTAAGAPPFHYNFCTLPKRPCIVPPYEAATARRYVTNQDRLNKTVLYGTPRKYYGAEHPSKNNEQPLLLPGKLKTEPDYLEVLEKQTAMSQL, from the coding sequence ATGCTGAGCGGCATCCTGTTTCTGAGCGTCCTCTCGGTCACCAGCCTGACACCGTCCGAAACGCAGAGCCGCAAAACTTCATCCTCCAAAGAAATCTGCAAGAGCCGCTGCAGCTGCGAGGAGCGGGAGAACATTCTGAACATCAACTGCGAGAATAAAGGATTTACCACCGTCAGTCAGTTCCAGGCGCCCCCCAATAAAATCTCGCAGCTTTTTCTAAATGGAAACTTCCTGTCACGGCTCAGCGCCAATGAGTTTGTCAATTATGGCAATGTCACTTCACTGCATCTCGGGAATAACGGCTTACAGGAGATCCGAACCAGCGCGTTTAACGGGCTGCGCTTCCTGAAGCGGCTCCActtgaacaacaacaacctggAGGTGATAAAAGAGGACACCTTCGCAGGACTGGAGAGTTTGGAGTATTTACAGGCAGACTATAATTACATCAGTGCCATCGAGCCGGGTGCTCTCAGTAAGCTGAATAAGCTCAAAGTGTTGATCCTGAATGACAACCTGCTCCTTTCTCTGCCTCCCAATATTTTCCGCTTTGTCCTCCTCACCCACCTGGATTTACGTGGCAACCGGCTCAAGATGCTGCCGTTTGCCGGGGTCTTGGAGCACATAGGCGGCATCATGGAAATCCAGCTGGAGGAGAACCCGTGGAATTGCACATGTGATCTGATTCCCCTCAAATCCTGGTTGGACACCATTTCAGTCTTCGTGGGGGACATAGTGTGCGAGACGCCATTCAGGCTGCATGGCAAAGACATCATGCAGCTCATAAAGCAGGATCTGTGCCCGCGCAGGAATGCTGGTGAGCGTGTTCACCCCCCCTCTGACTCTCACTTTCAAGGGGCCCTGCCCCCGACCTACCACCCCGGTGGGATCACCCCCACCCGGGCCCCGAAAGCCTCCCGTCCGCCTAAAATGCGCTACAGGCCCACCCCTCGCATCTCAAAAGACAAACATGTCTTTGGGCCCATAATGGTCTACCAGACGCGCTCCCCTGTGCCCATGTTGTGTCCgagcgtgtgcgtgtgcacgtCACAAAACCCAGACAGCGGCTTGAACATTAATTGCCAGGAGCGCAAGTTGCACAACGTCAGTGAGCTGAACCCCAAGCCCTCCTACCCAAAGAAACTCCACCTGACCGGTAACTACTTACAAGTGATTTACAGGACTGATCTGACCGAGTACAGCTCACTGGAGCTGCTTCATTTAGGAAATAACAGGATAGCAGTGATTCAGGAAGGTGCGTTTGAGAACCTAACGAACCTCAGACGGCTCTATCTGAATGGGAATTACATTGAATCACTTTCTCAGTCCCTCTTCGCCGGCCTGCAGTCGCTCCAGTACCTGTATTTGGAATACAACATCATCAAAGACATCTCACCACAAACATTTAACGCTTTACACAACCTGCAGCTGCTTTTCCTCAACAACAACCTGCTAAGGTCGCTCCCCGACAATGTTTTCGGTGGCACGATGCTGACAAGACTCAACTTGCGGAATAATCATTTCTCCTACCTGCCGGTCCGAGGGGTCCTGGACCAGCTCTCAGCGTTCATCCAGATCGACCTGCAGGAGAACCCCTGGGACTGTACCTGTGACATCGTGGCGCTCAAGAACTGGATGGAGCTGTCCAGTACCAGCGTGGTGGTCAACGAAATCACCTGCGATTCTCCCTCTAAACACGCGGGTCGCCTGCTGCGCTCACTCCGCAACGAGGCCATCTGCCCCGAGCCCAGCGAAGTGCCCCCGCAGCAAAATCCAACCCCTACAAAAGCCCCTACATTAAAAGGCCCTGGCACGGAGCCTACcaccccttcctcctcttcctcctcttcttcttcttcttcttttagctCAGTCAGCCCCACCGAATCCCGAATGCACACTCCTGAGCTACACCCTGAGGTCCCACTTTCAGTCCTGATTCTCGGGcttcttgttgttttcatcCTTTCGGTCTGCTTCGGCGCCggcctctttgtttttgtcctgaAGCGGCGCAAAGGAGTGGAACACGTCCCCACCGGTGCCAACAACTTAGATCTCAACTCTTTCCAAGTGCAATACGGCTCCTACACCCCCGAACCGACCCAAGACAAAATCTCTGAAAGCCACGTTTATAACTACATCCCCCCTCCTGTGGGCTCTATGTGCCAAAACCCCATTTACATGCAGAAGGATGGTGAGCAGGTAGCGTATTACCGCAATCTGAAGGAGCTCAGCTTTGGGCCCCTGGATGCAAAGAAGGACGATGTCCTTACCCGCAGCCCGGGGGCCTACACCATCAGCACAATGGATTTTATGGATAAATCTCCGGCATCCTGCGGCTTGGCCACCCCGGAGCCTCCGGAGATGTTGTATCAAAACTTAGGGGAGAGGCCCAACAAGGAACTTCCCACAGCAGCAGGCGCCCCCCCTTTCCATTACAATTTTTGCACTTTACCTAAGAGACCTTGTATCGTGCCCCCCTACGAGGCCGCTACAGCCCGGCGGTATGTCACCAACCAGGACAGGTTGAACAAAACCGTGCTGTACGGGACCCCCAGGAAATACTACGGGGCGGAACATccctccaaaaacaatgagcaaCCACTTCTGCTCCcagggaagctaaaaacagagccAGACTACCTGGAGGTTCTGGAGAAACAGACTGCGATGAGCCAACTGTAA